The Brachyhypopomus gauderio isolate BG-103 chromosome 1, BGAUD_0.2, whole genome shotgun sequence genome includes a window with the following:
- the nckap1l gene encoding nck-associated protein 1-like — protein sequence MAYQQKLAEKLIVLNDRGQGVLIRMNHIKKTCTDPKRRPSFLTDKSMESALKYINRKFPNIDIRGSSQQLSSIQKQKSAVLEGLSSYYESFLDVMDFRDHVYELLNTIDACQCYFNITVNFDFTKNYLDLIITYASVILMLSRIDDKKALVGMYNCAHELSNGSSDPAYPRLGQMILEYDHPLKKLTEEFGPHTKSVTEALLSLHSVYPRRNLPAEQWRNAQLLSLLSVPAAMLSPAVCDTMACEYLSMEVMERWIILGFLLCYNSLSTNAASQELWKMGLRSGLYVTLIRDEVINIHKLSEEHLDGLKGYSKRLADIKECKEHTIANCGAMHRERRHYLRQALKELTKVLEDEPALLGPKALFVFMALSFSRDEVLWLVRHAENIPKTKTPEDFADSHMAELLFYMEKLQALLGRYGFVIQRYHLQYLSQFDALILNDTIQSIYVCPEEESVLMTSFVSTLSALTLKQLEGSEEFDFKPLRLDWLRLQAYASIGKSTLALKDYPDLAKIMNMTQFHTKMLDDMDGLLSETADLSSLCFYPRVFEKLFSQSSEEVSMQRYLMAFPMVCAHFSQNTHHMCPEEAELMEKQSLRLCVTFLEEIAIQTCTVVLEISTEQCNLHEQLLPKHSAETISAARNKKMKKPPPKKGDVPKDKPGTESHRKDRAVVTNMDKMHLTLTELCTSYSMCSDFTVFKHIIVPSEFLLSQLEIRLNKSFVRMANYNQNSQEITRPSELLTGIQAYMTSLHTLTRYINVDITRLVKNVLLQQTQPLDSHGAQTITTLYTNWYLESLLRQASSAFIAHCPTMHCFVNHNVENEQNFKAEEYSDICELRALAELTGPYGLKFLGENLMWHITSQVSELKKLVFENMDVLVQMKANFDKPETMQNLQKRLAGCENVLKRMTIIGVILSFRTMAQEALEEVMHRNCPFLMGPIECLRDFVYNDTDMKVALSIYELASAAGLSCDIDPALVSAIANMRTDNSSNDEEYKITCLLLVYIAVSLPTLSMDPNSFYSREHGGHQNNIHCLATAVNHLSAAMFTVQNKNIEQHLKEFLLMASSTLLQLGQNMDKAEVKNRDSVCLLLDMIVEESPFLSQDMLEDCFPYVLLRNAYREVHKTFIHTVG from the exons ATGGCTTACCAACAGAAATTGGCAGAAAAGCTCATTGTTCTTAATGACAGGGGTCAAGGGGTTCTAATCAGGATGAATCACATCAAAAAG ACTTGCACAGATCCTAAACGAAGACCATCCTTTCTCACTGACAAGTCAATGGAGAGTGCTTTaaaatacataaacagaaaattccCCAACATAGATATAAGGGGAAGCAGT CAACAACTGAGCAGCATACAGAAACAGAAATCTGCAGTATTGGAAGGATTGAGCAGTTACTATGAGTCTTTCCTTGATGTCATGGATTTCAGG GACCATGTTTATGAGTTACTCAACACCATAGATGCATGCCAATGCTATTTTAACATT actgtgaattttgatttcACCAAGAACTACCTGGACCTGATCATTACCTATGCCTCAGTCATTTTAATGCTGTCTCGCATCGATGATAAAAAAGCACTGGTGGGAATGTATAACTGTGCCCATGAGCTGTCAAATGGAAGCAG TGACCCGGCTTATCCTCGCCTTGGACAGATGATTCTGGAATATGACCATCCTTTGAAAAAACTCACTGAAGAGTTTGGTCCACATACCAAG TCCGTAACAGAGGCCCTGCTCTCACTGCATTCAGTGTATCCACGTAGGAACCTACCAGCAGAGCAGTGGCGCAACGCCCAGCTCCTCAGCCTGCTCAGCGTGCCTGCTGCCATGCTCAGCCCTGCCGTGTGCGACACT ATGGCTTGTGAATATCTGTCTATGGAGGTGATGGAACGCTGGATAATTT TGGGCTTCCTGTTGTGCTACAACAGTCTCAGCACAAATGCTGCCTCTCAGGAGTTATGGAAGATGGGTTTACGCAGTGGTCTCTACGTCACACTCATCAGGGATGAAGTCATTAATATACATAAACTCTCAGAGGAACACCTTGATGGGCTCAAAGG ATACAGCAAGCGTCTTGCTGATATTAAAGAGTGTAAAGAGCACACTATTGCAAACTG CGGAGCAATGCACAGAGAGAGGCGCCACTATCTGAGGCAGGCACTGAAAGAACTCACCAAGGTTTTAGAGGATGAGCCTGCGCTGCTTGGACCCAAG GCGTTATTTGTGTTCATGGCATTGTCATTCTCTCGGGATGAAGTGCTCTGGCTGGTGCGTCACGCTGAGAACATTCCTAAAACCAAAACTCCTGAAGACTTTGCTGATTC GCATATGGCAGAGCTACTGTTCTACATGGAAAAGCTGCAGGCACTCTTGGGTCGCTATGGCTTTGTTATTCAACGGTATCATCTTCAGTATCTGTCCCAGTTTGATGCACTAATTCTCAATGACACCATACAG AGTATCTATGTCTGTCCTGAAGAGGAATCAGTGCTTATGACATCATTTGTTTCCACCCTTTCTGCACTGACACTCAAACAGT TGGAAGGTAGTGAAGAATTTGATTTCAAGCCTCTCAGACTGGATTGGTTAAGATTACAG GCATACGCTAGTATAGGCAAGTCCACTCTGGCGCTGAAGGACTACCCCGACCTTGCCAAGATTATGAACATGACACAGTTCCACACCAAGATGTTGGATGACATGGATGGGCTCCTCAGTGAGACAGCAGATCTCTCCTCTTTATg TTTTTACCCACGTGTGTTTGAGAAACTGTTCTCTCAGAGCAGCGAAGAAGTCTCAATGCAGCGTTATCTTATGGCTTTCCCAATGGTCTGTGCCCACTTCAgccaaaacacacaccacatgtgcCCTGAAGAG gCGGAGTTAATGGAGAAACAATCTCTGCGGCTGTGTGTAACGTTTCTGGAAGAGATTGCCATTCAGACCTGTACAGTTGTGCTGGAGATTTCTACTGAGCAATGCAACCTTCATGAACAG TTATTGCCAAAGCATTCTGCTGAAACCATAAGTGCAGCCCGCAACAAGAAGATGAAGAAACCACCTCCAAAAAAGGGAGATGTGCCTAAAGATAAACCAGGAACTGAGAGTCACAGGAAGGACAGGGCTGTTGTTACCAA TATGGACAAGATGCACTTGACCCTTACAGAGCTGTGCACTTCATACAGTATGTGCTCTGATTTCACCGTTTTTAAACACATCATTGTGCCCTCCGAGTTCCTGCTCTCACAGTTGGAAATACGCCTCAACAA GAGCTTTGTACGCATGGCCAATTATAACCAGAACTCCCAGGAAATCACCCGACCCTCTGAGCTGCTCACTGGGATCCAGGCCTACATGACCAGTCTGCACACCCTTACTCGGTACATCAATGTGGACATTACCAGACTGGTGAAGAACGTCCTCCTTCAACAGACCCAGCCACTGGATTCACACGGAGCACAAACGATCACCACTCTCTACACTAACTG gtACCTGGAGAGCTTGTTACGTCAGGCTAGTAGTGCCTTCATTGCTCATTGTCCCACAATGCACTGCTTTGTCAACCACAATGTTGAAAACGAGCAGAACTTCAAAGCAGAGGAGTACTCAGATATTTGTG AGCTGCGTGCACTGGCAGAACTCACCGGCCCCTACGGACTGAAGTTTCTTGGCGAGAACCTGATGTGGCACATTACTTCCCAAGTCAGCGAGCTGAAG AAACTTGTCTTTGAAAATATGGATGTCCTGGTGCAAATGAAAGCCAACTTTGATAAACCTGAGACAATGCAAAACCTTCAAAAGAGGTTGGCAG GTTGCGAGAATGTGCTGAAGAGAATGACGATCATTGGGGTGATTTTGTCTTTTCGGACAATGGCTCAAGAGGCATTAGAAGAG GTCATGCATAGAAATTGCCCATTTCTAATGGGGCCCATTGAATGCCTAAGAGACTTTGTCTACAATGATACAGACATGAAG GTGGCACTCAGTATATATGAACTAGCATCTGCAGCTGGGTTATCGTGTGATATTGATCCTGCTCTGGTTTCAGCAATTGCAAACATGCGTACAG ACAATTCATCCAATGACGAAGAGTACAAAATCACTTGTCTGCTGCTAGTGTATATTGCAGTTTCTCTGCCTACCCTGTCTATGGATCCAAATTCTTTCTACAGCCGAGAACATGGAG GACACCAAAACAATATCCACTGTTTGGCAACTGCAGTTAACCATCTATCAGCAGCCATGTTTACTGTTCAAAATAAGAACATTGAGCAGCATCTCAAAGAGTTCCTTCTG ATGGCATCTTCAACCTTGCTGCAACTGGGACAGAACATGGATAAAGCTGAAGTAAAAAACCGAGACTCGGTCTGTCTCCTCCTGGACATG ATAGTGGAGGAGTCACCATTCCTCAGCCAGGACATGTTGGAGGACTGTTTCCCATATGTGCTCCTGCGCAATGCTTACAGAGAGGTGCACAAAACCTTTATCCACACTGTGGGCTAA